From the genome of Branchiostoma lanceolatum isolate klBraLanc5 chromosome 11, klBraLanc5.hap2, whole genome shotgun sequence:
AAAACAACTGAGAACTTACTCACAAAAGTACAAGTGAGCCTGTAACGAGTAACACACTCGTTGCATTTAAAACAGAGTAATCTAACATAATcatgtggttggacctgcaggcCTGACACATCAGCTCCTGTACTGATAAATACAGTATAACATCAGTTGTACAtagtttttatctccatgaaaaatggagatattgttttgggtgtgtctgtgtgtgtgtttgtttgtctgtttgtctgtctgtttgtgtttccgcactactgtagtcagcataactcaggaacctcttgatggaatacgatgatatttggtatgttggcaggtgttgtgaagccgaagttcaaggtcgattttgggccccctggtatgtgaccttggtactgcaacggaacttcaatttttgtatcttttgacctggacgtgctgtggtcttgatttttgggtggcagatagcttgtgatgtaacaaagaagtggtgtaggtttgggacccctagcagcttcctctgaaactgcaggggcgttttttagaaaatcttctaaggagaataactgaacaaaggaacgacggatttccatgatatttagtatgtaggtagcttagatagagatatacacaatgaagtgcaaattatgctaattgggacttaatttgcatagctaatgaggaaaacctatatttgcagtgttttccattatcagactcaaatacatgtaacatatgtagtttatggaaagtcgagcatcaacagataccaattatgcaaatgaattcattATTTGcgtaattaatgcaaaacaccataattcatctaattgaaaaattatagacctgtcaatattgcaacatatgtaagttagataaaggtgtttatgaccaagcatatcttatgcaaatgtgttagttatttgcatgaatagaattgttcatggagatatgaggtcgtggaactcttgtttttaaaGTAAACCTTAATCTTGTGACCTCTTACTCTTTCCCCAATTTGgcctttattatctccatgaaaaatgtatctccatgaaaaatggagatattgttttgggtgtgtctgtctgtttgtctgtttgtgtttccgcaatactgtagtcagcataactcaagaacctcttgatggattacaatgatatttggtatgtgggcgggtgttgtgaagccgaagataatggtcgattttgggccccctggtatgtaaccttggtactgcagcaaaacttcaatttttgtatcttttgacctagacgtgctgtggtcttgatttttgggtggcagatagcttgtgatgtaataaagaagtggtgttggtttgggccccctagcagcttcctctggaactgcaggggcgttattttgaaaatctgaAGTAGAATAAgtagaataactgaacaaaggaacgacggatttccatgatatttagtatgcaggtagcttagatagagatatacacaatgaagtgcaaattatactaattgggacttaatttgtataGCTAATGAGGggaatctatatttgcagtgttttccattatcagactcaaatacatggaacgcatgtagtttatggaaagtgatcatcaacagataccaattatgcgaatgaattcctaatttgcataataaatgcaaaacatcatatctCATCTAATAGGAAAATTATAAGACTGTCAATATGAatcttagtatgcaggtagcttagacagagatatacataatgaagttaaaattatgctaattgtgacttaatttgcatagcttatgaggaaaatctatatttgcagtgttttccattatctgactcaaatacatgtaacatatgtagtttatggagagtggagcatcaacagataccaattatgcgaATAAattcctactttgcataataaataaaaaaacacaataattcatctgattggaaaattataggactatcaatattgcaacatgtttaagttaaataaaggtgtttatgaccaagcatatatcatgcaaatgtgtaagttctTTGCAAAAAttgaattgttcatggagatatgaggtggtggaactcttgttaaatattgttttattgttacaATGGGTGGTGTATAGTGTACTTTCTTCGTATAGAAAATCAGTAAGTAAGGCcacttttatggatgacatcctctgcagactccaaattccAGTGCTCGCGGGCGTAAAACCAAtgttggcaaaaaaagaaacgagacacctaacgttacattttcaaACTCGAGTACCATAATGCATGTAAGAGGAATCAAAGCGatgaaacatggtatcacaaccaACAAGGTTTTTTATTCATATGTTTTATGATTATAAACAGTAAGTAACActaatgtcaacattaaaattaTTATCCGGGTTTGTATAACACATCAACAATAGAGATAAGGACGTATAGACAACGCTTTtggccacagggggtctcataaTGATggcatccataaaatttacttgctgtggcattTCTAATTCCTTGGTTAATTTGATAAGTGTTTCTATTATTTCCATTATGTGTGTCtgcgtttattttttttattacttgtCTCAGTATGAAGAGCAtatgaaaacatgaaaaacacaTTGGTGGTTAACAGGGGAAGGATGGCATTTATTAAGACAATGTATGCAAAAATGACATCCCGGGGAGTGATTTTGTCCACTCTATCCTGTAACAATGGTTTCATAATATGTGCTGAGTAATACAGTTTTTACATCACTTTTCCCTCCTTTTAAACTAAACCTCCCTCTTATATGACCTCCGACTCTTTCCCCCCAGTTTTTATAAATTGCTTCTGCAATGAATGTTTCAATTTCCTATAGCAATTCAGTAAGTAATGCCATAAGACGAATTGAAATGATACTCACTACAAATTGTGTTGGTCAAAGACAATATTGAGATGTGGCATCTATAGTATATCAATTGCATTGTACCTTTGCTATCTAAAAGAACAGTCAGTATGAACAAGCTAGTCTGCAGAATAGGCTACCGTCAATTATCACTGGTTATAATTGTTTCACACTAAAGAAATAACAGATAAATTGATAATTAGTATACATCCATACTAGGCTTCACTGTGACATGGCAAACCTACAATTAGATAAAACTTGTAGTTCTGCCCAGAATTTCAGTCGGAGGACAACTGCGATGCATTTATTATGAACAGTAGTTAGTACACCCTAAAGGTACACTTGTGCTGGCAGCAGTAACGGCTCACATGGCAGCGACGTCTAAACCACCATCCACTGCAGTGTGTACGTGAGCAGTACTTCACACAGTAACAGCGTGCGCGACTGCCCCACCAACCGAGGAGCGACCGCCCCACACGGACATGCTCTCCATCCTCTTCAGTCTCATCTGCAATTAAATGTGACCATACATTCACATACTTCAAGTAATAAACCAAGGGGAGCTACAAACCAGTAAAAGTGACCATATGTTTAGCACATGGCATGTGTTCCAAAAAGTAAGGTTGAAAAAGCAGGAAAGAGCATGTAAGAATTCTGTTATCGCAGCTTTGCTTAATGTTGACAAGTC
Proteins encoded in this window:
- the LOC136444535 gene encoding uncharacterized protein isoform X3, yielding MMMANQRAGHVSMATVMLFMGVVVLLILFEPAAAEPEEQSLLSVMEDTEDGPEETEDSPDETEEDGEHVRVGRSLLGWWGSRARCYCVKYCSRTHCSGWWFRRRCHVSRYCCQHKCTFRVY
- the LOC136444535 gene encoding uncharacterized protein isoform X1; translation: MGTGVQNKRAGHVSMATVMLFMGVVVLLILFEPAAAEPEEQSLLSVMEDTEDGPEETEDSPDETEEDGEHVRVGRSLLGWWGSRARCYCVKYCSRTHCSGWWFRRRCHVSRYCCQHKCTFRVY
- the LOC136444535 gene encoding uncharacterized protein isoform X2, which produces MGTGVQNKRAGHVSMATVMLFMGVVVLLILFEPAAAEPEESLLSVMEDTEDGPEETEDSPDETEEDGEHVRVGRSLLGWWGSRARCYCVKYCSRTHCSGWWFRRRCHVSRYCCQHKCTFRVY